One Flagellimonas sp. CMM7 genomic region harbors:
- a CDS encoding chorismate-binding protein, translated as MPYQKNKEFYKLLEKVSYCLENKLPFSIYRKPQENQVFGVFQSNDALNITTNFEEKGFVFAPFDLNDNSILIHADEVVEAPYEIEGKRAKNKVSATDLGKDHHLRLVEKGISEIDSGGLMKVVLSREIIAKLSRNPEEIVVNLLEGYPNAFCYLFFHPKVGVWCGATPETLVRIKDKELHTMSLAATLPLKENSEPNWGSKEIEEQKMVSDYIKEKLTDSLVSLDMGKTESVRAGNLWHLKSDVKGKLPTTANMKNIIASLHPTPAVCGIPTQQAKTFIQENENYKRTFYTGFLGELNLKGEQEIHLFVNLRCMEIGNGNASVFVGGGITSASNPESEWSETQNKSKTMLSII; from the coding sequence TTGCCTTACCAAAAAAATAAAGAGTTTTATAAGCTGCTAGAAAAGGTTAGTTATTGTCTTGAAAACAAGCTGCCATTTTCCATTTACCGAAAACCACAAGAGAATCAGGTTTTTGGTGTTTTTCAGTCTAATGATGCATTAAATATTACCACCAATTTTGAAGAAAAGGGATTTGTTTTTGCTCCTTTTGATTTAAATGATAATTCAATTTTGATTCATGCTGATGAGGTAGTGGAAGCCCCTTATGAAATAGAAGGAAAAAGGGCTAAGAATAAAGTATCTGCAACTGATTTAGGGAAAGACCATCACCTAAGGCTGGTTGAAAAGGGCATAAGTGAAATAGATAGTGGGGGATTGATGAAAGTTGTTTTATCCAGAGAAATAATAGCAAAACTTTCTAGAAACCCTGAAGAAATTGTCGTTAACCTTTTGGAAGGCTATCCAAATGCTTTTTGCTACTTGTTTTTTCACCCCAAAGTTGGTGTTTGGTGTGGAGCCACTCCTGAAACTTTGGTCCGGATTAAGGATAAAGAACTGCATACAATGTCATTGGCAGCTACTCTTCCGTTAAAAGAAAATTCTGAGCCTAATTGGGGAAGTAAAGAAATTGAAGAACAAAAAATGGTTTCTGATTATATCAAGGAAAAACTAACAGATAGTTTGGTGTCATTGGATATGGGCAAAACTGAATCTGTTAGAGCAGGGAATCTATGGCATCTAAAATCTGATGTCAAAGGAAAATTGCCCACTACGGCGAACATGAAAAATATTATAGCTTCTTTACACCCTACACCGGCTGTTTGCGGAATTCCAACACAACAAGCAAAGACTTTTATCCAAGAAAATGAAAATTACAAGCGCACTTTTTATACTGGTTTTTTAGGAGAACTTAACCTTAAAGGGGAACAGGAAATTCATCTGTTTGTGAACTTACGGTGCATGGAAATCGGCAATGGAAATGCCTCTGTTTTTGTTGGAGGTGGAATTACATCGGCATCCAATCCAGAAAGTGAATGGTCTGAGACACAGAACAAAAGCAAAACAATGTTGAGCATCATCTAA
- a CDS encoding PaaI family thioesterase — MNEHKEKILSVCNGICKGTLMETLDITYVDVGENFLIGRMPVTPKVHQPDGVLHGGASVALAESVGSAASYIFLDGQEFYVRGIEIAANHVKGIREGFVYAKATIIHKGRTTQLWDIKITNEEGDLISSCKLTTIALPKK, encoded by the coding sequence ATGAACGAGCATAAAGAGAAAATTCTATCTGTTTGCAATGGAATTTGCAAGGGAACATTGATGGAAACCTTGGATATTACCTATGTTGATGTAGGAGAGAATTTCCTGATTGGAAGAATGCCAGTTACTCCTAAAGTTCATCAACCGGATGGTGTTTTACATGGAGGGGCCTCCGTTGCATTAGCTGAAAGTGTTGGGAGTGCGGCCTCTTATATTTTTTTAGATGGACAGGAGTTTTACGTTAGAGGCATAGAGATAGCCGCCAATCATGTAAAAGGAATACGGGAAGGTTTTGTATATGCCAAAGCGACCATTATTCATAAAGGGAGAACAACTCAATTATGGGATATAAAAATTACCAACGAAGAAGGTGATTTAATTTCCAGCTGTAAACTGACTACCATTGCCTTACCAAAAAAATAA
- a CDS encoding esterase → MEKTVSYSTKNTYVTLNELTSKTKNVWLVFHGIGYLSRYFLKYFKGLDAQENYIIAPQAPSKYYLKNEYKYVGASWLTKENTAAETDNVMNYIDAVLDAEQIPPNYNLILFGFSQGVSIATRWIIRRKINFKSLILYAGGIPNELKKEDFDYIDWHSSKVKIVYGNADEYMNRERLKTEKNKIENLFQKNAEIISFVGGHEMKSEIIETLI, encoded by the coding sequence ATGGAAAAGACCGTATCATATTCAACAAAAAACACCTATGTAACCCTTAATGAATTGACCTCAAAAACAAAAAATGTCTGGCTGGTCTTTCATGGTATTGGATATTTAAGCAGGTATTTTCTAAAGTATTTCAAGGGTTTAGATGCTCAAGAGAATTACATAATTGCGCCCCAAGCTCCTTCCAAATATTATTTGAAAAATGAATACAAGTATGTTGGTGCCAGTTGGTTAACCAAAGAAAACACTGCAGCTGAAACTGATAATGTAATGAACTATATTGATGCCGTTTTGGATGCTGAACAAATACCGCCCAATTATAATCTTATCCTCTTTGGATTTTCTCAAGGAGTATCTATTGCTACCCGTTGGATTATCCGAAGAAAAATCAATTTTAAAAGTCTTATCCTATATGCGGGCGGTATTCCAAATGAACTAAAAAAAGAAGATTTTGATTATATAGACTGGCATTCATCCAAAGTTAAAATAGTATACGGCAACGCCGACGAGTATATGAACAGGGAGCGATTAAAAACAGAGAAAAACAAAATCGAAAATCTCTTCCAAAAAAATGCAGAAATCATCAGTTTTGTAGGTGGACACGAGATGAAATCAGAAATCATTGAAACCTTGATTTAA
- a CDS encoding VOC family protein gives MRATKRHLANITLVVKDYDEAIDFYTQKLGFKLVEDIDLGDGKRWVLVAPNEGQCNVLLGKAVGDKQKAAIGNQTGGRVFLFLHTNDFCEDYNAMKQKGVIFKEEPRKESYGTVVVFEDLYGNLWDLLQLTS, from the coding sequence ATGAGAGCCACAAAAAGACATTTGGCCAACATAACCCTTGTTGTAAAGGACTATGATGAAGCCATTGATTTTTATACACAAAAGTTGGGCTTTAAACTTGTTGAAGATATTGACCTTGGCGATGGAAAAAGATGGGTGCTCGTCGCTCCTAATGAAGGCCAGTGTAATGTTTTATTGGGAAAAGCTGTTGGTGACAAACAAAAAGCTGCTATTGGTAACCAGACTGGTGGCAGGGTGTTCCTTTTTTTGCATACTAATGACTTTTGTGAAGATTACAATGCCATGAAACAAAAAGGTGTGATTTTTAAAGAAGAACCTAGAAAGGAAAGTTATGGTACAGTGGTGGTTTTTGAGGATCTATACGGAAATCTATGGGATTTGCTTCAACTAACTAGTTAG
- a CDS encoding FAD-binding oxidoreductase gives MSANKNVIVIGGGIVGLSAAYFLQKEGHQVTVLDKSDISSGASFVNAGYITPSHIIPLASPGMISKGIKYMFDSSSPFYVKPRLDMEFIKWSWYFKKSSTKAKVEKAMPVIMDINLLSRELFEDIKASGDLGDFQLERKGLLMIYQTEKERNHEMKVAKRAGDLGLEVNNLDASGLLKMEPNIELNALGAFHYECDRHMTPTQFMERMLEFLPTQGVAINKNEEVLNIVLNGDSISEVKTSKATYHPDEVVFAAGSWTSHLSKKLNVKLPLQAGKGYRINVAASTNISMPAVLMEAKMAVTPMNGFTRFAGTMEFSGINNIIRKERVEAIAKGAEQYYKGLTISEEDKSNAQCGLRPVTPDGLPYIGKSKEYQNLTFATGHAMMGWSLGPATGKLISEMISEKKLSMQTAPFAPDRKF, from the coding sequence ATGAGTGCTAATAAAAATGTTATAGTAATAGGAGGTGGTATTGTTGGTCTTTCAGCCGCTTATTTTTTACAGAAAGAAGGACATCAAGTTACTGTTCTGGATAAATCTGATATAAGCTCGGGAGCCTCTTTTGTGAATGCTGGTTATATAACGCCCAGTCATATAATTCCATTGGCATCTCCGGGCATGATTTCTAAAGGGATCAAATATATGTTTGACTCTTCAAGTCCTTTCTATGTAAAACCTAGACTTGATATGGAATTCATCAAATGGTCTTGGTATTTTAAAAAGTCATCCACCAAAGCCAAGGTAGAAAAAGCCATGCCAGTAATTATGGACATCAACCTACTGAGCAGAGAACTTTTTGAAGATATAAAAGCTTCAGGAGATTTGGGAGATTTTCAATTGGAGCGAAAAGGGCTCTTAATGATTTATCAGACAGAGAAAGAAAGAAATCATGAAATGAAGGTTGCAAAACGGGCAGGCGATTTAGGTTTAGAAGTCAATAATTTAGATGCCAGTGGTTTGCTAAAAATGGAACCGAATATAGAGCTTAATGCTCTTGGAGCCTTCCATTATGAATGTGATAGGCATATGACTCCCACACAATTTATGGAGAGAATGCTGGAGTTCTTACCAACACAAGGAGTGGCAATCAATAAAAATGAGGAAGTTTTAAATATCGTTTTAAATGGAGATAGCATATCAGAAGTGAAAACAAGCAAGGCAACTTATCACCCGGATGAGGTTGTTTTTGCAGCAGGTTCATGGACTTCGCATCTTTCAAAAAAATTGAATGTTAAATTGCCTTTGCAAGCAGGTAAAGGGTATCGTATAAATGTAGCCGCTTCTACAAATATTTCTATGCCTGCCGTTTTGATGGAAGCGAAAATGGCGGTTACTCCAATGAATGGATTTACCCGTTTTGCGGGAACGATGGAGTTTTCAGGTATCAATAATATTATAAGAAAAGAACGGGTTGAAGCTATTGCTAAAGGCGCAGAGCAATATTACAAAGGACTCACCATTTCCGAAGAAGATAAAAGCAATGCGCAATGTGGTCTAAGACCAGTTACTCCAGATGGATTGCCCTATATTGGAAAATCAAAAGAATATCAAAACCTAACATTTGCAACAGGGCATGCAATGATGGGTTGGAGTTTAGGGCCTGCAACAGGCAAATTAATATCTGAGATGATTTCTGAGAAAAAACTATCTATGCAAACTGCTCCTTTCGCTCCTGATCGCAAGTTTTAG
- a CDS encoding 4-hydroxyproline epimerase has translation MSAHIFKCIDAHTCGNPVRLVVEGGPNLVGNTMEEKRQHFMKEFDWIRTGLMFEPRGHDMMSGSILYPPHNPENDIAVLFIETSGCLPMCGHGTIGTMTIALEEGLIKPKIPGKVRLETPAGLVEIDYHKPREKVEWVKLTNVKSYLAAEKLKVESSVLGELTFDVGFGGNFYAIVDPQSNFSGIQDFTASELIQFSQEIRTKINKEYSGEFIHPENSNINHVSHILWTGEPIDKTSSGRNAVFYGEKAIDRSPCGTGTSARMAQLNARGLLNLGQEYVHESFIGSKFVGVVEQETLLNNKKAIIPSVQGWAKIYGRNTITIDTDDDPYAHGFQVI, from the coding sequence ATGAGTGCGCACATATTCAAATGTATTGATGCACATACCTGCGGAAACCCTGTTCGTCTTGTAGTAGAAGGCGGTCCAAATTTGGTAGGGAACACCATGGAGGAGAAGCGACAGCATTTCATGAAAGAATTTGATTGGATTCGCACCGGTTTAATGTTTGAGCCAAGAGGACATGATATGATGAGTGGCAGTATACTATATCCACCTCACAATCCTGAAAATGACATTGCAGTTCTTTTTATAGAAACCAGTGGTTGTTTACCTATGTGCGGTCATGGAACTATTGGGACAATGACCATTGCCTTAGAGGAAGGGTTGATCAAACCCAAAATACCTGGAAAAGTGAGGTTAGAAACTCCTGCAGGCTTGGTTGAAATTGACTACCACAAACCCAGAGAGAAAGTGGAGTGGGTAAAGTTGACCAATGTAAAAAGTTACTTGGCAGCAGAAAAATTGAAAGTTGAAAGCAGCGTATTGGGAGAATTAACTTTTGACGTTGGTTTTGGCGGAAACTTTTATGCTATTGTAGATCCTCAGTCAAATTTCTCTGGGATCCAAGATTTTACAGCAAGCGAATTGATTCAGTTTTCTCAAGAAATTAGAACAAAAATCAATAAAGAGTATTCAGGGGAATTTATACATCCAGAAAATTCCAATATCAATCATGTATCCCACATTCTTTGGACAGGCGAACCAATTGATAAAACCTCATCTGGAAGGAATGCCGTTTTTTATGGAGAAAAAGCCATAGACAGATCGCCTTGTGGTACAGGTACTTCCGCACGTATGGCACAACTAAATGCCAGAGGACTGTTAAACTTGGGCCAAGAATATGTGCATGAAAGTTTTATAGGTTCTAAATTTGTGGGAGTGGTAGAGCAAGAGACCTTGCTTAACAACAAAAAGGCCATTATTCCGAGCGTTCAAGGATGGGCCAAAATATACGGTAGAAATACCATTACAATTGATACAGACGATGATCCATATGCACATGGATTTCAGGTGATTTAA
- a CDS encoding dihydrodipicolinate synthase family protein, translated as MTQFSWKGVMPAVTTKFTQEDRLDMEMFTVNINAQMEAGVSAIILGGTLGEASTLDDDEKRTLIEHTVDLVDGKIPVVMNIAEQSTKKAIQAAENAEKYGAKGLMMLPPMRYKSTDYETMTYFKAVAQSTSLPIMVYNNPVDYKIEVTLDMFDELLKYENIQAVKESTRDITNITRIKNRFGERLKILCGVDTLAMESLLMGSDGWVAGLVCAFPRETVAIYELVKAGRVAEATAIYRWFMPLLELDINPQLVQNIKLAEVATGIGTENVRLPRLPLQGKERDRVLAIIDQGVKTRPQIPVF; from the coding sequence ATGACACAGTTTAGTTGGAAAGGGGTTATGCCTGCAGTCACTACCAAATTTACTCAAGAAGACAGATTGGACATGGAAATGTTCACCGTGAATATAAACGCACAGATGGAAGCCGGAGTTAGTGCCATTATTTTAGGAGGCACACTTGGTGAAGCAAGCACATTGGATGATGATGAAAAACGAACATTGATTGAGCATACTGTTGATTTGGTCGATGGAAAAATTCCGGTAGTGATGAACATAGCCGAGCAAAGCACAAAAAAGGCGATTCAGGCGGCAGAAAATGCAGAAAAATATGGAGCTAAGGGGCTCATGATGCTTCCTCCAATGCGTTACAAGTCAACAGACTATGAAACAATGACTTATTTTAAAGCGGTAGCTCAAAGTACTTCATTGCCAATTATGGTTTACAACAACCCGGTAGACTATAAAATTGAGGTTACCCTAGATATGTTTGATGAATTATTAAAATATGAAAACATACAGGCGGTTAAAGAGTCTACCAGAGATATTACCAACATAACACGTATTAAAAATAGGTTTGGTGAAAGGTTAAAAATCCTTTGTGGAGTTGATACCTTGGCAATGGAAAGTTTGCTTATGGGCTCAGATGGTTGGGTTGCCGGTTTGGTATGTGCCTTTCCAAGAGAAACAGTTGCCATTTACGAATTGGTAAAAGCTGGGAGAGTAGCGGAAGCCACTGCCATCTATCGCTGGTTTATGCCTTTATTGGAACTGGATATTAATCCACAGTTGGTTCAGAATATTAAGTTGGCTGAAGTAGCTACGGGTATTGGAACAGAGAATGTTCGATTACCTAGGTTACCCCTACAAGGCAAAGAACGCGATAGGGTACTCGCTATTATTGATCAAGGAGTAAAGACCAGACCTCAAATTCCAGTTTTCTAA
- a CDS encoding helix-turn-helix transcriptional regulator, with amino-acid sequence MKVYTFKIPKKPGENITVQSDKGSVFYDKLHQHEEIQVSQILEGSGKLIVGDSIHSFKRGDFFVIGSGMPHLFKSTISSKTSHMISIFFRKDSFGSAFFDIEEMKELQSFFLHAKTGFKAITSNLPFIEDMKGLISSGHFSRFMVLMRLLKKLSESQKTRLSGFVQEKQLSNDHGERLRAVFDYTMKSFDQKIELDTIAKLAHMTPNAFCRFFKERTNKTFFRFLIEVRIEHVCQLLLNQRDMTIVEAANTSGFNSISNFNRKFKEIKGINPTEYLRQLN; translated from the coding sequence ATGAAGGTATATACATTTAAGATACCCAAAAAACCTGGGGAAAATATCACGGTGCAAAGTGATAAAGGATCAGTATTTTACGATAAACTTCATCAACATGAAGAAATACAGGTAAGCCAAATTCTGGAAGGCTCTGGTAAACTGATTGTTGGAGATAGCATTCATTCATTTAAACGCGGAGATTTCTTTGTTATAGGAAGTGGAATGCCTCATTTGTTCAAAAGTACCATAAGCTCCAAAACTTCACATATGATATCTATTTTCTTTAGAAAGGATTCTTTTGGAAGCGCTTTTTTTGATATTGAAGAGATGAAGGAATTACAAAGTTTTTTTCTTCATGCCAAGACCGGTTTTAAAGCAATCACCTCAAACCTTCCATTTATTGAAGATATGAAGGGCTTAATTTCTTCGGGACATTTTTCAAGGTTTATGGTTTTAATGCGGTTACTTAAAAAACTAAGTGAATCTCAAAAAACAAGGCTTTCAGGGTTTGTGCAAGAAAAACAGCTATCCAATGATCATGGAGAGCGTTTACGGGCAGTATTTGATTATACAATGAAAAGCTTCGACCAAAAAATTGAGTTGGATACCATTGCTAAATTGGCTCATATGACACCCAATGCGTTCTGCAGATTTTTCAAAGAGAGAACCAATAAAACTTTTTTTAGGTTTTTGATTGAAGTTAGGATTGAGCATGTATGTCAATTGCTTCTCAACCAAAGGGACATGACCATTGTGGAGGCTGCCAATACCTCTGGTTTCAACTCCATTTCAAATTTTAATAGGAAGTTCAAGGAGATAAAAGGAATTAATCCAACGGAATATCTTCGGCAATTAAATTAA